In Flavobacterium piscisymbiosum, the sequence ATTGCTCGTTATTTTTAATCTGAATTTCTATTTCTCTGATAATAGCTAAGTCTTTAGGTTCTGGAAGATATATACCAGCCTCTTTGCTTGAATAGTCTCTAAATCGATCAATTGCTAACGTTAGTTCATCTTTAGTGATGTTCGCCAAGCTTTTGTACTCAACTCGTATTTCGCCAGTTTTATGGTTAATAAAATCATATTTAAAAATGGCAGGATTAACAAGCTTTTTGAAATACTCAAGTTTTATGTATTCAAGTTGTTCGCCGTATTCTAATGCGAACCAGGACATAATAAGATGAGCATACTTTAATTGAGGATATGTCTTTGGAACTTTCTTTGCTGATAGTTCAAATACTTTATTATGCTTTACAAAATATTTGAACTTTTCAATAGCTCTCTGGACATCGATCGGTTTTTCTGGATTGTAAAGCATAATTTTTAAAAGGGTGTTAGGTTGAAATCAATTATTAAATCCTTTTCGGCCACTGTCACATTCTTGCCAGTCAGATCTGAAACTTCTCTTTGAAATTGTTTAGCATTTGAATTGCTATCTGATAAGTGAATCAGAACAATATTGTTGACTTTTGAAAGATCATTTGCCGCCAACATTTCTTTGCAGTTTTCTAAGGAGAAGTGAGATCTCAGAATCCTATTTCTTAGAAATTCCTTTCCACTATCTGAACCAAACTTTCTATCGATAATTTCTTTAGAGAAATTAGCCTCAATTATGATGTTGTTCAAACCTTTGAAAGTGTACTCGCAATAGTTGGTATCGGTTAAGAAAAGCACTTTGCCGCATTCCGGATGTTCTATCAAAAAACCTAAAGGTTCAACTGCATCATGTTTGACATCAAACGCCATTACTTTAAAGCTTCCGATCTTCACAATCTCTTTTGATGCAATTGTCAGTGATCTGTGAAAGTTATCTGGATTTAGGAACTGAGTAGTTTTGGCACCGGTATAAGTTGTAATGCCTAAACCCATGACCTCATCAAATGATTTAGCGTGGTCCTGGTGTTCATGCGAAACAAGACAGCCTACGACTTTACTAAAATCAAAATTCAATGCTTTTTTGATGTCCATAATATTGACACCACATTCTATAAGCAACGCTTCATTCTCTGATTCGAGAATGTAAGCGTTGCCAATACTACCTGTTGAAATTACTTTTAACTTCATAATTAAAAGCCTGGTCCATCACCTTGTGATTGATCTATATCTAAGGTTTGCTGAGTTGCGTTTTCAGGTTCCGGATCTTGATTAGCTTTTTGATCTATTACTGTTGTTCCGGCAACTTCCAAAAGTTTATCATCGACCATTTCAGCATCTTCAAAATCTAATGGTTCTTTGTTTGCGTTGGCATCAATTTGATTTTGAATGATTGAATCATTCATTTCATTTTCCTTTTGAAGAATAGCCAAATAATTATCATCAATTTTCTTGCTGTCGATAGTGATCGCGTTATAAGCATTTCGGGAAATTGTTTTAATGGCCATTTCTTCAAACCATCCTTCTATTATTTCGGTTCCAACTTTCTTTTTATTTTCCCAAATATCCTTCTCTCCTCCCCAAAATTCAGCCGAAGCATACTTTGGTTTTCTTTTTTCAATGTCCTTTAAAGAAAAGACC encodes:
- a CDS encoding MBL fold metallo-hydrolase yields the protein MKLKVISTGSIGNAYILESENEALLIECGVNIMDIKKALNFDFSKVVGCLVSHEHQDHAKSFDEVMGLGITTYTGAKTTQFLNPDNFHRSLTIASKEIVKIGSFKVMAFDVKHDAVEPLGFLIEHPECGKVLFLTDTNYCEYTFKGLNNIIIEANFSKEIIDRKFGSDSGKEFLRNRILRSHFSLENCKEMLAANDLSKVNNIVLIHLSDSNSNAKQFQREVSDLTGKNVTVAEKDLIIDFNLTPF